One genomic segment of Culturomica massiliensis includes these proteins:
- a CDS encoding LysE family translocator: MYDVVYIFRGMLIGLMVSVPLGPMGVLIIQKTLHKGALSGFIAGMGAACADLFYATVAAFGLGFVINTIKTHEVILQIVGGIFLLIMGLNIYFANPLKQIKARRRVTKKGLLGDFLSLFFLTVSNPVTVVVFMAVFAGTSVLGETPTFSTEIMLLIGVLLGGSAWWYTLSTIVNIFRKKFKLRVLVTINRVSGIIITILGGLVILAAFEPFRSMLPAT, encoded by the coding sequence ATGTATGATGTCGTATATATTTTCAGAGGGATGCTGATTGGACTGATGGTTTCGGTTCCGTTGGGTCCTATGGGTGTCTTGATTATTCAGAAAACATTACACAAGGGGGCCTTATCGGGTTTTATCGCCGGAATGGGAGCTGCTTGTGCAGATCTTTTTTATGCGACCGTCGCTGCTTTTGGCTTGGGGTTTGTGATTAATACAATCAAAACTCATGAAGTAATTCTGCAGATTGTAGGGGGGATATTTTTGCTTATTATGGGATTGAATATCTATTTTGCCAATCCTCTGAAACAGATAAAAGCCCGTCGTAGAGTAACGAAAAAAGGATTGTTGGGAGATTTTTTGTCCCTGTTCTTTTTAACCGTATCAAATCCGGTTACAGTAGTCGTTTTTATGGCTGTTTTTGCAGGAACATCTGTATTGGGAGAAACGCCGACCTTTTCAACAGAGATCATGTTGCTGATCGGTGTATTGTTAGGAGGAAGTGCCTGGTGGTATACACTTTCCACAATCGTAAATATTTTCCGGAAAAAGTTTAAATTGAGAGTATTGGTTACAATTAACCGGGTTTCCGGAATTATTATTACGATATTAGGCGGTTTGGTTATTCTTGCTGCGTTCGAACCTTTCCGCTCTATGTTGCCTGCTACTTGA
- a CDS encoding WD40 repeat domain-containing protein, whose product MKKGFWLVLLAILFGGVIVYALWYINKRGELQNNSKDSFIPCNSALVININPGVALSSKIKTAFASDIQELEKLLLYKAAYALNNSDLISSTSKVMALRTEGKDKLVSLFVMDNKNVLSGSDIVDFLQKNFGKSAGTFRKYDRYKIYSLQAEKEEIFYAVEEGMVLLSDSELYIEDALKQFEQKSEGIEQQAQFQQINKYFSASAGLNVFLNASCFADLLPMFIQTKKLFPHLDIASCFRWGALDGELQEDGIGLNGFMDYAGLEASFMKTLEGQKPGEAGIDAIIPADVASFFVLNLSDFKAYLTALDNYRYNAGLIEQIRKRKQEYTKLLGKDYETELKELLQGEFVLVNMAFNERESRNEGIVIAELKSGGLCKTWIEKIIGNHARLTNVHPDRYVHKYAVDREQSFTYYTCPEEDMPAVFWGYLFEGIPAKYVLIQDNYLIFGSSEKVIGDFIRSYVHRNFIRDTDWFKKIKIKLSAKYNLAYFANTEMMMPYYKAVVKKDWKQYMQSREEALSVFTALAMQWSNEGGILYNTSFLSTEKSKDRKQPHLLWQTKLGARISMKPVPVTNHVTGEREIFVQDENNDVYLLNDAGRVLWRLALGESINSDVVQVDAFCNGKLQYLFSTPSRLHLVDRNGEYVGNFPVTLKADTKAGMALYDYDKNKNYRIFVPCADRRVYLYDIRGQLIKDWKSGKTDKDIVTRVNHYRIGDKDYIVYADQYRLYIQDRKGKERIKISNVFDLWENTELYLTRRNGKMVLAFAGKDGAVNIVDFQGKVEKVNCIGPASGFHFNVADINAGSDVFIFTSGNRLSVYDLNGKCLYEKELDAAGLDFPYVYRFSGADVRIGLLDKVKSQMMLLNLKSGMSEGFPINGDSPFSIIFADNGNFYLFAGVDNGSLIKYKVQR is encoded by the coding sequence ATGAAGAAGGGGTTTTGGTTGGTGTTACTTGCAATATTGTTCGGGGGCGTGATTGTTTATGCCCTTTGGTATATTAATAAGCGTGGCGAATTGCAAAATAACAGCAAAGATTCATTCATCCCTTGCAATTCCGCGTTAGTGATAAATATCAACCCGGGAGTTGCTCTGTCATCCAAAATTAAGACAGCTTTTGCTTCCGATATACAGGAATTGGAAAAATTATTGCTGTACAAGGCTGCTTATGCATTGAACAACAGTGATTTGATTTCTTCCACATCTAAAGTTATGGCCCTCAGAACCGAAGGCAAAGATAAGTTGGTGTCTTTGTTTGTCATGGATAATAAAAATGTTCTTTCCGGAAGTGATATCGTCGATTTTTTGCAAAAGAATTTTGGAAAAAGTGCAGGGACATTCCGGAAATATGATCGTTATAAAATATACAGTTTGCAGGCTGAAAAAGAAGAGATTTTTTATGCTGTAGAAGAAGGTATGGTCTTATTATCTGATTCTGAATTGTATATAGAGGATGCATTAAAACAATTCGAGCAAAAGAGTGAAGGGATTGAGCAACAGGCACAATTTCAGCAAATCAATAAGTATTTTTCGGCTTCAGCCGGTTTGAATGTATTTCTGAATGCCTCTTGTTTCGCCGATTTGTTGCCGATGTTTATACAGACGAAAAAATTATTTCCGCACCTGGATATCGCTTCATGCTTTAGATGGGGAGCTTTGGACGGTGAATTGCAGGAAGATGGAATCGGTCTGAATGGTTTTATGGATTATGCCGGCCTGGAAGCTTCTTTTATGAAGACGCTGGAAGGGCAAAAGCCGGGGGAAGCGGGTATAGATGCAATAATTCCTGCAGATGTAGCGTCGTTTTTTGTATTGAATTTAAGTGATTTTAAGGCTTACCTCACGGCCTTGGACAATTACCGGTACAATGCGGGTTTAATAGAACAAATTCGCAAACGGAAGCAGGAATATACGAAATTGTTGGGGAAAGATTATGAGACTGAGTTGAAAGAGCTTTTGCAAGGCGAATTCGTACTTGTCAATATGGCATTTAATGAAAGAGAGAGCAGGAACGAGGGCATTGTGATTGCAGAGTTGAAATCCGGCGGTTTGTGCAAGACGTGGATCGAGAAAATAATCGGAAACCACGCTCGCCTGACAAATGTGCATCCGGATCGTTATGTACATAAATATGCTGTAGACCGGGAACAGTCATTTACGTATTACACTTGTCCGGAAGAAGATATGCCTGCTGTTTTCTGGGGATATCTTTTCGAAGGAATACCGGCTAAATATGTATTGATACAGGACAATTACCTGATATTCGGTTCCTCAGAGAAAGTAATCGGAGATTTTATCCGAAGCTATGTACATCGCAATTTTATCCGGGATACCGATTGGTTTAAGAAAATCAAAATCAAATTGTCGGCTAAATATAATCTGGCTTATTTTGCAAATACAGAAATGATGATGCCTTATTATAAAGCTGTTGTTAAGAAAGATTGGAAGCAATATATGCAATCACGGGAAGAGGCATTGTCGGTGTTTACGGCTTTGGCTATGCAATGGTCAAATGAGGGAGGAATTTTGTATAATACATCGTTTCTGAGTACCGAAAAGAGCAAAGATCGTAAACAACCGCATCTCCTTTGGCAAACAAAATTGGGCGCAAGGATAAGTATGAAGCCGGTGCCGGTGACCAATCATGTAACCGGAGAAAGAGAGATTTTTGTACAGGATGAAAACAACGATGTCTATTTGTTGAATGATGCCGGACGGGTTTTGTGGCGTTTGGCACTGGGAGAATCGATAAATAGTGATGTTGTTCAGGTCGATGCTTTCTGTAACGGGAAATTGCAATATCTGTTTTCGACGCCCTCCCGGTTACATTTGGTGGATCGTAACGGTGAATATGTTGGCAATTTCCCGGTAACACTGAAAGCTGATACTAAAGCAGGAATGGCGTTGTACGATTATGATAAAAATAAAAATTACCGGATATTTGTCCCTTGTGCGGACCGGCGGGTATATTTGTATGACATTCGGGGGCAATTGATTAAAGATTGGAAAAGTGGGAAGACGGATAAGGATATCGTTACCCGGGTGAATCATTATAGAATCGGGGATAAGGATTATATCGTGTATGCCGATCAATACCGCTTGTATATACAGGATAGAAAAGGGAAGGAGCGGATAAAAATATCCAATGTATTTGACTTGTGGGAAAATACAGAGCTTTACCTGACACGTAGAAACGGTAAAATGGTGTTGGCATTTGCCGGAAAAGACGGGGCTGTAAATATTGTCGACTTTCAGGGAAAAGTAGAAAAGGTAAATTGCATCGGTCCTGCGTCCGGTTTCCATTTCAATGTCGCTGATATAAATGCCGGTTCTGATGTTTTTATATTTACTTCCGGTAATCGTTTGAGTGTTTACGATTTGAATGGAAAATGTCTTTATGAGAAAGAATTGGATGCGGCAGGATTGGATTTCCCTTATGTGTATCGATTTTCAGGAGCCGATGTCCGAATCGGTTTGCTTGATAAAGTAAAGAGTCAGATGATGTTACTGAATTTGAAATCCGGGATGTCAGAGGGTTTTCCGATTAACGGAGATTCTCCTTTTTCCATCATTTTTGCCGATAACGGCAATTTCTATCTTTTTGCCGGTGTTGATAACGGAAGCTTGATTAAATACAAAGTACAGCGGTGA
- the rpsT gene encoding 30S ribosomal protein S20, which yields MANHQSSEKRIRQTATKNASNRYYAKTTRNAVKKLRNTTEKAVAVELLPKVSSMLDKLAKKNVIHDNKASNIKSKLALHVNKL from the coding sequence ATGGCAAATCATCAATCATCAGAAAAAAGAATCAGACAAACTGCGACGAAGAATGCTAGTAATCGTTATTATGCAAAAACAACCAGAAATGCGGTGAAAAAATTGCGTAATACAACTGAAAAAGCTGTGGCTGTAGAGTTGTTGCCGAAAGTTTCATCTATGTTGGATAAATTGGCTAAGAAAAATGTTATTCATGACAATAAAGCATCCAATATAAAATCTAAGCTGGCTTTACACGTCAACAAATTGTAA
- the hydE gene encoding [FeFe] hydrogenase H-cluster radical SAM maturase HydE, which translates to MSNKSTDLQIKTDMDQKELLHLLTCQGEEEQQLYTRAAAQRNQAIGNGVHLRGLIEISNICRKNCLYCGIRHSNPNVNRYELTDEEILEAARFAWQHNYGSVVLQGGERTDKTYVNRITRLLQEIKRLSNNQLGITLSLGEQDKATYQRWFEAGAHRYLLRIETSNSQLYRKIHPADSLHDFATRLQCLEYLQECGYQTGSGVMIGLPFQTTEDLVNDLLFLKSIDIDMVGMGPYLEHQDTPLYSSREVLLPISERLRLSLHMVAALRLMIPDINIAATTALQAIDSLGREKALAAGANVIMPNITPESNRKNYKLYSNKPFSDEGAEEILRQLIESCASYGCRVNLGEWGDSRHWHTKNRK; encoded by the coding sequence ATATCAAATAAGTCAACAGACTTACAAATTAAAACCGACATGGATCAAAAAGAACTTTTACATTTATTGACCTGCCAGGGAGAAGAGGAGCAACAACTATATACCCGTGCCGCAGCACAACGCAATCAGGCTATCGGCAACGGAGTACACCTCAGAGGGTTAATCGAAATATCGAATATTTGCCGGAAAAACTGTTTATATTGCGGTATCCGCCACTCTAACCCGAATGTAAACCGATACGAACTAACCGATGAAGAAATTCTGGAGGCAGCCCGTTTCGCCTGGCAACACAATTACGGTTCAGTCGTTTTGCAAGGCGGGGAACGAACGGACAAAACCTATGTCAACCGGATCACCCGGCTCTTACAAGAAATAAAACGTCTCAGCAATAATCAACTCGGCATCACGCTTTCTCTGGGAGAACAAGATAAAGCTACCTACCAACGTTGGTTCGAAGCAGGAGCGCATCGTTATCTCTTACGTATCGAAACATCCAACTCTCAACTTTACCGTAAAATCCATCCGGCAGATTCTTTACACGATTTTGCTACCCGCCTCCAATGCCTCGAATATTTGCAGGAATGCGGCTACCAAACCGGAAGCGGTGTAATGATCGGACTTCCTTTCCAAACAACAGAAGATCTGGTCAATGATTTATTATTTTTAAAGTCTATCGATATCGACATGGTCGGAATGGGACCTTATCTGGAACATCAAGACACACCGCTTTATTCAAGCCGGGAAGTTCTACTACCGATATCAGAGCGATTACGCCTTAGCTTACACATGGTCGCTGCTTTAAGACTTATGATTCCGGATATAAATATCGCTGCAACAACGGCCTTACAAGCCATCGACTCTCTGGGCAGAGAAAAGGCTTTAGCTGCGGGAGCCAACGTTATCATGCCCAATATAACCCCGGAAAGCAACCGGAAAAATTACAAGCTCTATTCCAACAAACCGTTTTCGGATGAAGGTGCAGAAGAAATATTACGGCAACTGATTGAAAGTTGTGCTTCTTACGGATGCCGTGTTAATCTCGGCGAATGGGGAGATTCAAGACACTGGCATACTAAAAACCGGAAATAA
- the rsmI gene encoding 16S rRNA (cytidine(1402)-2'-O)-methyltransferase, whose protein sequence is MGKLYLIPTPVGNLEDMTLRAIRLLKEVNLILAEDTRTTSTLLKHYDINTPLQSHHKFNEHQQVERIAERLEKGENIALVSDAGTPGISDPGFLLTRTCIEHGIETECLPGATAFVPALVNSGFPCDRFCFEGFLPQKKGRIKRLTALTEESRTLIFYESPYRLIKALEQMGEIFGTNRMACVAREISKKFEEFKRGTFTELIEYFTEKGVKGEIVILVEGKKRHDDEDFEEE, encoded by the coding sequence ATGGGGAAATTATATTTAATCCCGACTCCGGTCGGTAATTTGGAAGACATGACTTTAAGAGCCATCCGTCTGTTAAAAGAGGTAAATCTTATCCTGGCCGAAGATACCCGGACAACATCGACATTGTTAAAACATTACGATATAAATACACCTTTGCAATCTCATCATAAGTTCAATGAACATCAGCAGGTCGAAAGAATTGCCGAACGCCTGGAGAAAGGAGAAAATATAGCTTTGGTAAGCGATGCCGGCACGCCGGGGATTTCCGATCCGGGGTTTTTACTAACCCGGACCTGTATTGAACACGGCATCGAAACAGAATGTCTGCCGGGTGCGACAGCCTTTGTTCCGGCCCTTGTCAATTCGGGCTTTCCTTGTGACCGTTTCTGTTTCGAAGGTTTTCTACCACAGAAAAAAGGACGTATTAAAAGATTGACTGCTCTTACCGAAGAAAGCAGGACACTGATTTTCTATGAATCGCCCTATCGTCTTATAAAAGCACTCGAACAGATGGGAGAAATTTTCGGTACAAACCGGATGGCCTGTGTTGCCCGGGAAATCAGCAAAAAATTCGAAGAATTTAAAAGGGGTACATTTACCGAATTAATCGAATATTTTACGGAAAAAGGTGTTAAAGGTGAAATTGTCATCCTTGTAGAAGGCAAAAAGAGACATGATGACGAAGATTTTGAGGAGGAATAA
- the radC gene encoding RadC family protein: MDRQYIPIKSWSKENRPREKLQKEGIAALSTYELLAVLLRAGRVGESALDLARRILEDCHNDLNVLARMSVRDLRTKYKGVGVAKAAAIVVAMEVGRRRAMAAVDVTQSLCSSIEVFNYISPVLKDLDHEEFWVIYLNRSNRILRSERLSSGGMTGTVIDVRILFRKALEMKSNAIIIVHNHPSGSLCPSEYDKMMTAKIREAGKLLDVVLYDHLIVGGSSYFSFVDENLIHLPEVKIKKDKKIEKD; encoded by the coding sequence ATGGATAGACAATATATCCCGATAAAATCATGGTCAAAAGAGAACAGGCCGAGAGAAAAATTGCAGAAAGAAGGCATTGCGGCTCTGTCGACGTATGAGTTGCTGGCCGTCCTGCTTCGGGCCGGACGGGTGGGGGAATCTGCGTTAGATCTGGCGCGCCGTATACTGGAGGACTGCCATAACGATTTGAATGTTTTGGCTCGTATGAGTGTGAGGGATTTGAGAACGAAGTATAAAGGGGTGGGGGTAGCTAAAGCTGCCGCTATCGTAGTTGCGATGGAAGTCGGTCGAAGAAGGGCGATGGCTGCTGTGGATGTAACGCAATCCCTTTGCTCCAGTATTGAGGTTTTTAATTATATTTCGCCTGTTTTGAAAGATTTGGATCATGAAGAGTTTTGGGTGATCTATTTAAATCGTTCCAACCGGATATTGAGGAGTGAACGATTATCTTCCGGAGGAATGACCGGAACGGTGATTGATGTCCGGATTCTTTTCAGAAAGGCTTTGGAGATGAAATCCAATGCGATTATCATTGTCCATAACCATCCGAGCGGTTCGCTCTGTCCCAGTGAATATGATAAAATGATGACGGCTAAAATCCGGGAAGCAGGGAAATTGTTGGATGTTGTGCTTTATGATCATCTGATTGTCGGAGGGAGTTCTTATTTTAGTTTTGTTGATGAAAATTTGATTCATTTGCCGGAAGTGAAGATAAAAAAGGATAAAAAAATTGAAAAGGATTGA